A single window of Colletotrichum higginsianum IMI 349063 chromosome 8, whole genome shotgun sequence DNA harbors:
- a CDS encoding putative Short-chain dehydrogenase: MHPATSLLLAGAGIANAYTIASAKPFMRKNIDPVVIPGQYKSHMHTFFGSDAVTINTNSSKELQAGCSTAENPNDYSSYWVPTLYVKNDTGMNPVPFSRFSAYYVSIENAEVAIPQDYKTIAGNAQGTKQSDVEELAGIEWFCEGDATEEGKEAAAWPTKTCSTHLQTLLLFHDCVNEQTLESAYSGTQNWRDGFKPANRCPEGMKRMPQLRFSIRYDLRSILPGGWDGTPPLELACGNSFCTHGDFINGWLPEAATNMLKANSKREFAGVDGPDGKYNAGSKCGAENAKDADPTNGTSDYDESVKLMSGKRSIGQRSQSRRA, from the exons ATGCATCCCGCCACCTCCCTCCTGCTTGCCGGTGCTGGCATCGCCAACGCATACACCATTGCCTCGGCCAAGCCCTTCATGCGCAAGAACATCGATCCCGTCGTCATCCCCGGCCAGTACAAGAGCCACATGCACACCTTCTTCGGCTCCGATGCCGTCACTATCAACACCAACTCCTCCAAGGAGCTCCAGGCCGGCTGCTCGACCGCCGAGAACCCCAACGACTACTCATCCTACT GGGTCCCTACCCTCTACGTCAAGAACGACACCGGCATGAACCCCGTGCCCTTCAGCCGCTTCAGCGCTTACTACGTCTCCATCGAgaacgccgaggtcgccatcCCGCAGGACTACAAGACCATCGCCGGTAACGCCCAGGGCACCAAGCAgtccgacgtcgaggagctcgccggcatcgagTGGTTCTGCGAGGGCGACGCCaccgaggagggcaaggaggccgccgcctggCCGACCAAGACGTGCTCGACGCACCTGCAGACCCTGCTGCTCTTCCACGACTGCGTCAACGAGCAGACGCTCGAGTCGGCCTACTCGGGCACCCAGAACTGGCGGGACGGCTTCAAGCCCGCCAACCGCTGCCCCGAGGGCATGAAGCGCATGCCGCAGCTGCGCTTCTCGATCCGCTACGACCTCCGCAGCATCCTGCCCGGCGGCTGGGACGGCACCCCGCCCTTGGAGCTCGCCTGCGGCAACTCCTTCTGCACCCACGGCGACTTCATCAACGGCTGGCTGCCCGAGGCCGCCACCAACATGCTCAAGGCCAACAGCAAGCGCGAgttcgccggcgtcgacggccccgacggcaagTACAACGCCGGCTCCAAGTGCGGTGCCGAGAACGCC AAGGACGCCGATCCCACCAACGGCACGTCGGACTACGACGAGAGCGTCAAGCTGATGAGCGGCAAGCGCAGCATCGG